A single genomic interval of Pseudomonadota bacterium harbors:
- a CDS encoding mechanosensitive ion channel family protein, with translation MNILDKTYYSNTIQEWLLALGIIVVAMVAGKALYWFFTTVARRLTAKTESKLDDIIIDMVEEPVVAAFILFGIWFGLRTLSLPEAAKTVTGGVLQFLVILMVGWMVVRLLDAFFREFLAPLSKKTESDLDDQLLPIARKGSKLIIWSVTVIVGLNNAGYDVGALIAGLGIGGLALAMAAKDTVSNVFGGFTIFTDRPFNLHDRVKVAGYDGVIKEIGVRSTRLQTLEGRTVTIPNAKFADSAVENISWEPSRKVVASLGLTYDTTPEKMEEAMRILREIVAKTPGLEEQMVVSFSEFGASSLNITFIYYIKKGEDIPAVQTTINLAVMRAFRDSGLDFAFPTQTVYTISSAA, from the coding sequence ATGAACATACTGGACAAGACCTACTATTCGAACACGATTCAGGAATGGCTCCTGGCCCTGGGCATCATCGTCGTGGCGATGGTGGCGGGCAAGGCGCTCTACTGGTTCTTCACCACCGTCGCCCGGCGGCTGACAGCCAAGACCGAGTCGAAGCTCGACGACATCATCATCGACATGGTGGAAGAACCGGTGGTGGCCGCCTTCATCCTCTTTGGCATCTGGTTCGGGCTGCGGACCCTGAGCCTGCCCGAAGCGGCCAAGACTGTCACCGGAGGCGTACTCCAGTTCCTGGTCATTCTGATGGTGGGCTGGATGGTGGTGCGTCTCCTCGACGCTTTTTTCCGGGAATTTCTGGCTCCCTTGTCGAAGAAGACCGAGAGCGATTTGGACGACCAGCTCCTGCCCATCGCCCGGAAAGGCTCCAAGCTGATCATCTGGTCCGTGACCGTGATCGTAGGGTTGAACAACGCCGGCTACGACGTGGGGGCGCTCATCGCCGGGCTCGGCATCGGCGGCCTGGCCCTGGCCATGGCCGCCAAGGATACCGTCTCCAATGTCTTCGGGGGCTTCACGATCTTCACCGACCGGCCCTTCAACTTGCACGACCGGGTCAAGGTTGCCGGCTACGACGGGGTGATCAAGGAGATCGGGGTCCGCAGCACCCGCCTGCAGACCCTGGAAGGCCGCACGGTGACTATTCCCAACGCCAAGTTTGCCGATTCGGCCGTGGAAAACATCAGCTGGGAGCCATCCCGCAAGGTCGTCGCCAGCCTGGGGCTCACCTACGACACCACCCCGGAGAAGATGGAAGAGGCGATGCGGATCTTGCGCGAGATCGTCGCCAAGACCCCGGGGCTCGAAGAACAGATGGTGGTTTCATTCAGCGAATTCGGGGCTTCTTCGCTGAATATCACCTTCATCTATTACATCAAGAAGGGCGAAGACATCCCCGCGGTCCAGACCACGATCAACCTGGCCGTTATGCGGGCCTTCCGGGACAGCGGCCTGGATTTCGCCTTTCCGACCCAGACCGTCTACACGATCAGCTCTGCCGCCTGA
- a CDS encoding TraR/DksA C4-type zinc finger protein, with translation MNQADRRALQELLAAEKVRVQENIISLRASSGPVAPDDAIGRLSRLDALSARNLNGAKLQDARSRLVQLERALAASDGPEFGFCRECGEPIPLARLRLLPETCLCVICAAES, from the coding sequence ATGAACCAGGCGGACAGGCGGGCCCTGCAGGAACTGTTGGCGGCGGAAAAGGTTCGGGTTCAGGAGAATATCATCTCCCTGCGGGCGTCTTCCGGCCCGGTGGCCCCGGATGATGCCATCGGCCGCCTCTCCCGGCTGGATGCCTTGAGCGCCCGCAACCTGAATGGCGCCAAGCTCCAGGATGCCAGAAGCCGCCTGGTGCAACTGGAGCGGGCTCTGGCGGCCAGCGATGGCCCGGAGTTCGGTTTCTGTCGTGAGTGCGGTGAGCCCATTCCCCTGGCCCGTCTGAGACTGTTGCCGGAAACCTGCCTGTGCGTCATTTGTGCCGCGGAGAGCTGA
- the rfaE2 gene encoding D-glycero-beta-D-manno-heptose 1-phosphate adenylyltransferase, translated as MTIEAIYTGELSPCRGGFLQFDVQLGDLEANLSALRRGLAALNPAGPGLLVLPELWGAGFDYPNMAQHCSRTPELLGALQAEADRYNILLAGSLPEHGDDPEGYRRIFNTLFIVGPTGVLGQIRKQQLFAPMDEDRHFTAGDNPQPVATSLGLVAGQVCFDLRFPDLSRSQAAQGAQLMVVSGQWPAARREHWRVLLKARAIENQMFVIGCNRCGETGDTEFGGHSLIVAPDGTVLAEAGAGEEAKLVALDPALVAKSRRLFTVVAHSPYRYPDRDKIVTLDELLASRAVYRRLGRRLVYTNGCFDILHRGHVTYLEAARRLGDCLVVGLNSDASVRRLKGPSRPLNDEDSRARVLAALGCVDFVVLFEEDTPQELIGALLPEVLVKGGDWPVAKIVGAPEVLAAGGEVYSIPLVENFSTTGLIARIAGQGEG; from the coding sequence ATGACCATCGAAGCGATCTACACCGGAGAACTCAGCCCCTGCCGGGGTGGCTTTCTCCAGTTCGACGTGCAACTGGGCGACCTCGAGGCCAACCTGAGCGCCCTGCGCCGGGGGCTGGCCGCCTTAAACCCGGCCGGGCCGGGCCTGCTCGTCCTGCCCGAGTTGTGGGGAGCCGGCTTCGACTACCCGAACATGGCGCAGCACTGCAGCCGGACCCCGGAGCTCTTGGGCGCCCTGCAGGCGGAGGCGGACCGCTACAATATCCTCCTGGCCGGCTCATTGCCGGAACACGGCGACGACCCTGAGGGCTACCGGCGGATCTTCAACACCCTCTTCATCGTCGGCCCGACGGGAGTCCTGGGCCAGATCAGAAAACAGCAGCTCTTCGCCCCCATGGACGAGGATCGCCATTTTACCGCCGGCGACAACCCCCAGCCGGTGGCCACTTCCCTGGGACTGGTGGCCGGCCAGGTCTGCTTCGACCTGCGCTTTCCCGACCTGAGCCGCAGCCAGGCCGCCCAGGGCGCCCAGCTCATGGTGGTCAGCGGCCAGTGGCCCGCCGCCCGCAGGGAGCACTGGCGGGTGCTGCTCAAGGCCCGGGCCATCGAAAACCAGATGTTCGTGATCGGCTGCAACCGCTGTGGCGAAACCGGAGACACCGAGTTCGGCGGGCACTCGTTGATCGTCGCCCCGGATGGCACGGTGCTGGCGGAAGCTGGCGCTGGCGAGGAGGCGAAACTGGTCGCCCTCGACCCGGCCCTGGTCGCCAAAAGCCGCCGGCTCTTCACCGTCGTCGCCCATTCACCATACCGCTACCCGGATCGGGACAAGATCGTCACCCTGGACGAACTGCTGGCCAGCCGCGCCGTTTACCGCCGGCTGGGCCGCCGGCTGGTCTACACCAACGGCTGCTTCGACATCCTGCACCGGGGCCACGTCACCTATCTGGAAGCGGCGCGCCGCCTGGGCGACTGCCTGGTGGTGGGGCTGAACAGCGACGCCTCGGTGCGACGCCTCAAGGGGCCGAGCCGCCCCTTAAACGATGAAGACTCCCGGGCCCGGGTCCTGGCCGCCCTGGGTTGCGTCGACTTCGTGGTGCTTTTCGAGGAGGACACCCCGCAGGAACTGATCGGCGCCCTGCTGCCCGAGGTGCTGGTCAAGGGCGGCGACTGGCCGGTGGCCAAAATCGTCGGGGCGCCGGAGGTCCTGGCGGCGGGAGGAGAGGTCTACAGCATCCCCCTGGTGGAAAATTTCTCCACCACCGGCCTGATCGCCAGGATCGCCGGCCAGGGAGAGGGCTGA
- a CDS encoding ribbon-helix-helix domain-containing protein yields MSQITARLSEEMVKEIDRAARVLHRSRADIVRKAIETYLEDFDDLNTAIDRLRDPADCSLDWEQAKRELLAAD; encoded by the coding sequence ATGAGCCAAATTACCGCCCGACTCTCGGAAGAGATGGTCAAAGAGATAGATCGTGCCGCGCGGGTTTTGCATCGCTCCCGGGCCGACATCGTCCGCAAGGCCATCGAAACGTATCTGGAAGACTTTGACGATCTGAATACCGCCATCGATCGGCTGCGTGACCCTGCCGACTGCAGCCTGGATTGGGAGCAGGCTAAACGTGAATTACTCGCTGCAGATTAA
- a CDS encoding type II toxin-antitoxin system RelE/ParE family toxin has product MNYSLQIKESAFKELRRIDKPQRLRLIEAIEALPDNPLAGKSLKGDLSGLRRIRVGDHRVVYELIEQQLLILIVRVAHRKSVYR; this is encoded by the coding sequence GTGAATTACTCGCTGCAGATTAAGGAAAGTGCCTTCAAAGAGCTGCGGCGAATCGACAAGCCTCAACGTCTGCGCCTCATTGAAGCCATCGAGGCGCTGCCCGACAACCCGCTGGCAGGCAAATCCCTGAAAGGTGATCTCTCCGGCCTGCGCCGCATCCGGGTTGGCGACCATCGGGTAGTCTATGAACTGATCGAACAACAACTTCTCATCCTCATCGTGCGCGTGGCGCACCGCAAATCCGTCTATCGTTGA
- a CDS encoding DUF4445 domain-containing protein, with protein MSHEIHFLPDNVKVQVEDGENLLAAAANAGVYIHAYCGGDGVCGKCKVKIDQGEASIIGPPADKKGFHLACQARIGGDITVTIPEVVSKDGRALKRKPKTTHAISARSMADLVGEWQLDPPVEKRFLKLDPPSIDDNVPDLQRLLRAIRKGCYDCVEPTYDHPQLLQELPFSLREKNWEVTVILLKGKRAEEPDRIIAVEPGNTTHRLYGLAVDIGTTTVCGLLIDLNSGQVLADSTSYNEQIRFGEDVISRIIYSQRPGGLKDLQDQVVRTINKVIEAVCQKVIISPSDISYIMAAGNTVMSQMLLGINPKYLREAPYVPTCSQMPLTRAASIGVYAHPSVRLFLYPSIASYVGGDIVAGVHAAQMHKSEELTLFIDIGTNGEIVVGNRDWMACAACSAGPAFEGGGIKHGMRANTGAIENFHIHPATLDPMLVTIDLSKPCGICGSGLISIVSELLEAKVIDQQGKFNRALSHPRIREGHDGYEYVLAWGGDSLTGEDLVITEVDLDNLIRAKGAMYAGYLTLLESVGMTFTDLDRVILAGNFGAYIDLERAITIGLLPDIERERFYYLGNASLTGCQISLCDNKRFRERTEVSKLMTNMELAENPQFMNHYMAALFLPHTDMGLFPTVQAKLAE; from the coding sequence ATGAGCCACGAAATCCATTTTTTGCCCGATAACGTCAAGGTCCAGGTCGAGGATGGTGAAAACCTCCTGGCCGCGGCGGCCAACGCCGGGGTTTACATCCACGCCTACTGCGGCGGCGACGGGGTCTGCGGCAAGTGCAAGGTGAAAATCGACCAGGGCGAGGCTTCGATTATCGGGCCGCCCGCCGACAAGAAGGGTTTTCACCTGGCCTGTCAGGCCAGAATCGGCGGCGACATCACCGTCACCATCCCCGAGGTGGTCAGCAAGGACGGCCGGGCCTTAAAGCGCAAACCCAAGACCACCCACGCCATTTCGGCCCGCTCCATGGCCGACCTGGTCGGCGAGTGGCAGCTCGACCCGCCGGTGGAAAAACGCTTCCTGAAACTGGATCCGCCTTCCATTGATGACAACGTTCCCGACCTGCAGCGCCTCCTGCGGGCCATTCGCAAGGGCTGCTATGACTGCGTCGAGCCGACCTACGATCATCCCCAGTTGCTGCAGGAACTGCCCTTCAGCCTGCGCGAAAAGAACTGGGAGGTGACGGTCATCCTCCTGAAAGGCAAAAGGGCCGAGGAGCCGGACCGGATCATCGCCGTGGAGCCCGGCAACACCACCCACCGGCTTTACGGCCTGGCCGTCGATATCGGCACCACCACGGTCTGCGGCCTGCTGATCGATTTGAACTCCGGCCAGGTGCTGGCCGACTCCACCTCTTACAACGAGCAGATCCGCTTCGGCGAGGATGTCATCTCGCGGATCATCTACTCGCAGCGGCCCGGCGGCCTTAAGGACCTGCAGGACCAGGTGGTGCGGACCATCAACAAGGTGATCGAGGCGGTCTGCCAGAAGGTGATCATCAGCCCCAGCGACATCAGCTACATCATGGCCGCCGGCAATACCGTGATGAGTCAGATGCTGCTGGGCATCAATCCCAAGTACCTGCGCGAGGCCCCCTATGTGCCGACCTGCAGCCAGATGCCCCTGACCCGGGCCGCCAGTATCGGGGTTTACGCCCACCCTTCGGTGCGCCTCTTTCTCTACCCCTCCATCGCCAGCTACGTCGGCGGCGACATCGTTGCCGGGGTCCACGCCGCCCAGATGCACAAGAGCGAGGAGTTGACCCTGTTCATCGACATCGGCACCAACGGCGAGATCGTGGTCGGCAACCGGGACTGGATGGCCTGCGCCGCCTGTTCGGCCGGGCCGGCCTTCGAGGGCGGCGGCATCAAGCACGGCATGCGGGCCAACACCGGGGCCATCGAGAACTTTCATATCCACCCGGCCACCCTGGACCCGATGCTGGTCACCATCGATCTCTCCAAGCCCTGCGGTATCTGCGGCTCCGGCTTGATCAGCATCGTCTCCGAATTGCTGGAGGCCAAGGTCATCGACCAGCAGGGCAAGTTCAACCGGGCCCTCTCCCATCCCCGCATCCGCGAGGGCCACGACGGCTACGAGTACGTCCTGGCCTGGGGCGGTGATTCGCTGACCGGCGAGGACCTTGTCATCACCGAGGTCGACCTCGACAACCTGATCCGGGCCAAGGGCGCCATGTACGCCGGTTATTTGACCCTGCTGGAATCGGTGGGCATGACCTTTACCGATCTCGACCGGGTGATCCTGGCCGGCAACTTCGGGGCCTACATCGATCTCGAGCGGGCCATCACTATCGGGCTTTTGCCCGATATCGAGCGGGAACGCTTCTACTACCTGGGCAACGCCTCGCTGACCGGCTGCCAGATCAGCCTCTGCGACAACAAGCGGTTCCGGGAGCGGACCGAGGTCAGCAAGCTGATGACCAACATGGAGCTGGCCGAGAACCCCCAGTTCATGAACCACTACATGGCGGCGCTCTTCCTGCCCCATACCGACATGGGGCTGTTTCCCACAGTGCAGGCCAAGCTGGCCGAGTGA